Proteins encoded by one window of Salmonirosea aquatica:
- a CDS encoding FecR family protein: MAKDFRNFEIEDFAFDETFQNWVLDPDSEYRSFWEQYIASHPRQTDKILAARTLVLELKTQQSISDDHDLADSIWQNIQHRIRPKRRWLLPARPGWQWAASIAFLLGMAAYLGWIYLNRDLTHLPAIARQSTQVELLEEVNRTTGTIKIHLSDGSVVSLGRDSRLTYPREFAADQREVHLSGEAFFEVHKNPSQPFLVFADETVTKVLGTSFRIKAYAGSPKVIVEVRTGRVSVFAKKDFEKELTIPERKGLILTPNQQAIFNRDLSHLDKTLIEVPVILASPVEKISFEFNNTPLDRIFQVLENAYGVEIIYEPEVVEGRSLTVGLEDESLYEKLDVICKTLSLSYQIVDAQIIIENKNPKK, translated from the coding sequence ATGGCAAAAGATTTTAGAAATTTTGAAATTGAGGACTTTGCCTTTGACGAAACCTTCCAAAACTGGGTACTTGACCCCGATTCCGAGTACCGTAGTTTTTGGGAGCAGTACATTGCTTCTCATCCCCGGCAAACCGATAAAATACTGGCCGCTCGGACACTCGTTCTGGAGCTGAAAACACAACAGTCGATTTCCGACGATCATGATCTGGCCGATTCGATCTGGCAAAATATCCAGCACCGTATTCGTCCTAAACGCCGTTGGCTGCTACCCGCTCGCCCCGGATGGCAGTGGGCGGCCTCAATCGCCTTCCTGCTGGGCATGGCCGCTTATTTAGGATGGATTTATCTGAACCGGGATCTAACCCACCTTCCGGCTATTGCCCGTCAATCTACCCAGGTTGAGTTACTGGAAGAGGTCAACCGGACTACGGGTACCATTAAAATTCATTTGAGTGACGGTAGCGTGGTCAGTCTGGGCCGGGATAGCCGCCTGACCTACCCCCGCGAATTCGCGGCCGACCAACGGGAAGTTCATCTGAGCGGAGAAGCATTTTTTGAGGTACACAAAAATCCCAGCCAGCCCTTTCTGGTATTTGCCGATGAAACCGTAACCAAGGTATTGGGAACGAGCTTTCGTATCAAGGCATATGCGGGTTCTCCCAAGGTGATCGTAGAAGTCAGAACGGGACGGGTTTCGGTTTTTGCCAAGAAAGATTTTGAAAAAGAATTGACCATTCCTGAACGAAAAGGGCTGATACTTACGCCCAATCAACAGGCCATTTTTAACCGTGACTTGTCGCATCTCGATAAAACGCTCATCGAGGTACCCGTCATTCTGGCTTCTCCCGTCGAAAAAATCTCCTTTGAATTTAACAATACCCCGCTTGACCGAATTTTTCAGGTACTGGAAAATGCCTACGGCGTGGAGATTATCTATGAACCCGAGGTAGTTGAAGGGCGGTCGCTGACCGTCGGTTTGGAAGACGAAAGCCTGTATGAGAAGCTGGATGTAATTTGTAAAACGCTAAGCCTGTCGTACCAAATTGTTGATGCTCAGATAATTATTGAAAATAAAAACCCGAAAAAATAA
- a CDS encoding RNA polymerase sigma factor, whose translation MKKTHFENQFSVDTPATPVVKESDGTAWPAFEDGSKEAFEILYKAHIQSLIQYGYKITSDRSLIQDCIQDLFVELWQNRSSLGQVRSMKHYLLKSLRYKLIRALQKDTTQTLDEVEVPDDSDTIENQILAQENSHRYAQQLAAALLQLPKRQKEAIHLRYFQELSNEEVAQMMGVNYQSACKFIYTALRTLRKKLQLISLLLPFFPFVGKV comes from the coding sequence GTGAAGAAAACTCATTTTGAAAACCAGTTCTCGGTTGATACGCCTGCGACTCCTGTTGTGAAGGAGAGTGACGGTACCGCTTGGCCAGCTTTTGAGGATGGTAGTAAAGAGGCTTTTGAAATACTGTATAAGGCTCATATTCAATCTCTCATTCAGTATGGCTATAAGATTACAAGTGACCGTAGTCTGATTCAGGATTGTATTCAGGATCTTTTCGTGGAGTTGTGGCAGAATCGCTCATCGCTTGGCCAGGTCCGTTCAATGAAGCACTATTTGCTCAAATCGCTCCGTTACAAACTTATCAGGGCCTTGCAAAAAGACACCACCCAAACGCTGGATGAAGTAGAAGTACCTGATGATTCGGACACGATTGAAAATCAGATTTTGGCGCAGGAAAATTCTCATCGGTATGCTCAACAACTGGCCGCTGCCTTGCTTCAATTACCCAAGCGACAGAAGGAAGCCATCCATCTTCGCTACTTTCAGGAACTCAGCAACGAAGAAGTAGCTCAGATGATGGGCGTAAACTACCAATCAGCCTGTAAGTTCATCTATACGGCCCTCCGGACGCTGCGCAAAAAACTGCAACTAATTAGTTTGCTTCTTCCCTTCTTTCCGTTTGTCGGAAAAGTTTAA
- a CDS encoding pseudouridine synthase, with protein MQTDTITQALKAEHRYFVLNKPYAMLSQFIGGQGRMLGELGIDFPEGTHPIGRLDNHSEGLLILTTNKKITKLLFQGEVPHRRTYLVRVYREVSPETIEKLRTGVTIRIKGNVDFVTTPCEVERVEEPENLFSGGYEYREGLPHSWLRITLTEGKFRQIRKMTRAVGHPCQRLIRISIENLKLGGLPPGQVQEIEEEDFFEKLRIPYLPPI; from the coding sequence TTGCAAACTGATACCATCACCCAAGCATTGAAAGCTGAGCACCGCTACTTCGTTTTGAACAAGCCTTACGCTATGCTCTCGCAATTCATTGGCGGTCAGGGCCGGATGCTGGGCGAGCTGGGCATCGACTTCCCCGAAGGTACCCACCCCATCGGGCGGCTGGACAACCATTCGGAGGGGCTGCTGATTCTGACGACGAATAAAAAAATCACCAAACTTCTTTTTCAGGGAGAGGTACCTCACCGCCGTACCTACCTCGTGCGGGTGTACCGCGAAGTAAGCCCAGAAACGATTGAAAAACTGCGCACGGGGGTAACCATACGCATCAAAGGCAATGTGGATTTTGTAACAACTCCCTGTGAAGTAGAACGGGTAGAAGAACCAGAAAATTTGTTCTCCGGCGGCTATGAATACCGCGAAGGTTTACCGCATTCGTGGCTTCGTATCACGCTGACCGAAGGAAAATTCCGCCAAATCCGAAAAATGACGCGGGCGGTGGGCCATCCCTGCCAGCGCCTGATTCGGATAAGCATTGAAAACCTCAAGCTTGGCGGTTTACCACCAGGGCAGGTGCAGGAGATTGAAGAAGAGGATTTTTTTGAAAAGCTGAGGATTCCCTACCTACCTCCGATCTGA
- a CDS encoding T9SS type A sorting domain-containing protein translates to MKNISLLLVMIVLNLGIRSQTSAQTFNSTGANQSYTINATGTLTITSRGADGASAFANGGSGATVQADFPVQMNDELIIVVGKAGIGNLSGQGFGGGGGGSAVILKRGGTSTLLIVSGGGGGSSLLNSDGRGGLASDGTPGGGNVLGTQYIKGGTGGGGFGVDGSSISAFNTVLYSGGQAGTLSGGGNGGTSPIGPSGGFGFGGGGSGNNLTFSGGGGGGYGGGNGGFGSIGVPNIGGSGGTSFIQTSGIAGTNAVRTNGVNGGGSGQDGSVILNFVCGAPAPNLFTAYPGDVRVPAGQQSANVCQNSGDVIFQFDNCIGGTVNWMGSDNSSGTGNIVATSANVGTVTYSATCTLEGCTGETSTVSVTTKAPPAVTISGNTSVIYGYGSNCTTLTASATGGTTPYTYSWSPGGSTNASINVCPTSTTTYTVTVTGANGCSTQKSVEVNVNDVRCGYGGVKMCLGGRELCLAQYLVPTYLRFGATLGGCNSNVPARISYEGETSEAVLTLSMKAYPNPTANALTVEVSSVVAGAAQLDVLDVAGRPVQQRVQELSEGVNRVEFNLGRQAQGTYLIRCRDALGRQAVVRVQKQ, encoded by the coding sequence ATGAAAAACATTTCCTTATTGTTAGTAATGATTGTGTTGAATCTGGGAATTAGATCCCAAACTAGTGCCCAGACATTCAATAGTACTGGTGCCAATCAAAGTTACACAATAAATGCAACGGGCACTCTAACTATTACTTCAAGAGGGGCTGATGGGGCATCGGCGTTTGCGAATGGAGGCTCCGGAGCCACTGTACAGGCTGATTTTCCAGTACAGATGAATGATGAATTGATTATCGTAGTCGGCAAAGCTGGAATCGGAAACCTTAGTGGACAGGGGTTTGGGGGCGGCGGCGGCGGAAGTGCCGTCATTCTGAAAAGGGGAGGCACCTCTACATTGCTCATCGTGTCCGGCGGTGGAGGTGGCAGTTCGCTGTTAAACAGTGATGGAAGAGGCGGCTTGGCTTCTGACGGCACCCCGGGAGGAGGAAATGTGTTGGGAACTCAATATATAAAAGGGGGCACCGGAGGGGGTGGTTTTGGAGTTGACGGCAGTTCTATTTCTGCTTTTAATACCGTGCTATATTCCGGCGGTCAGGCGGGTACCCTGTCTGGTGGTGGAAATGGAGGTACTAGTCCGATTGGTCCATCTGGTGGGTTCGGTTTCGGGGGAGGTGGTAGCGGCAACAATCTCACTTTCAGTGGCGGCGGCGGCGGTGGCTATGGTGGCGGGAACGGTGGTTTTGGCAGTATCGGAGTGCCCAACATCGGAGGCTCAGGGGGTACTTCTTTTATTCAAACAAGCGGAATTGCGGGAACCAATGCTGTACGCACTAACGGAGTAAATGGAGGTGGAAGCGGGCAGGATGGCAGCGTGATTCTCAATTTTGTATGTGGTGCACCCGCCCCCAACCTATTTACGGCGTATCCTGGCGACGTCCGCGTACCCGCCGGGCAGCAGTCGGCCAATGTCTGCCAGAACTCAGGCGACGTCATCTTCCAATTCGACAACTGCATCGGGGGAACCGTCAACTGGATGGGCAGTGACAACAGTAGCGGCACGGGCAATATCGTTGCTACCTCGGCCAACGTGGGCACAGTGACCTACTCGGCCACTTGTACTCTTGAGGGCTGCACGGGCGAGACTTCCACCGTCAGCGTGACAACCAAAGCCCCGCCCGCCGTGACGATCTCGGGCAACACCTCGGTTATATACGGTTACGGCAGCAACTGCACCACGCTAACAGCCAGCGCCACTGGCGGTACAACGCCCTACACCTACTCGTGGAGTCCGGGCGGTAGCACCAACGCCAGCATCAATGTGTGCCCTACCAGCACCACTACCTATACCGTGACGGTGACTGGCGCCAACGGCTGCTCAACACAAAAAAGTGTTGAAGTCAATGTCAACGACGTGCGCTGCGGCTACGGTGGGGTGAAAATGTGCCTGGGCGGGCGTGAGCTCTGCCTCGCTCAGTACCTGGTGCCTACCTACCTGCGCTTCGGAGCGACGCTGGGCGGCTGCAATTCGAATGTTCCGGCGCGTATCAGTTATGAAGGAGAAACCTCCGAAGCGGTATTGACGCTTTCCATGAAAGCCTACCCCAACCCCACCGCCAATGCCCTGACCGTAGAAGTCAGCAGCGTGGTGGCGGGTGCCGCCCAGCTCGACGTGCTGGACGTAGCCGGCCGGCCGGTGCAGCAGCGCGTGCAGGAGCTGAGCGAGGGGGTGAACCGGGTGGAGTTCAACCTGGGCCGCCAGGCGCAGGGTACCTACCTGATCCGCTGCCGCGACGCGCTGGGCCGCCAGGCCGTCGTACGTGTGCAGAAGCAGTAG
- a CDS encoding T9SS type A sorting domain-containing protein gives MKKHYLIVVMLLALVAPWAGYGQPLPTLAKQLSSKNNRTSSTSRNMTTGTGIVPEGTQTDTKSYNDSGEYKYAVPGCGMLTLTARGADGATSINPGGSGATLTADFPVLAGDTLFLIVGHEGGGLWQGNSGGGSGGGGTGVVLIRGGVSTLLMVAAGGGGAGFSNDQNYGSGKGASANDGTPRGGTSSPQGGGGGGGFIIPGGGSKGGKAGRVSGGAEGGTGYNSTGNAFRGGFGFGGGGAASYGGNENGGGGGGGYGGGDAGANYAGGQGGTSFVQTVGVAPASNIDRKNGTDGRGNFIRGSVQLIYSSSNLPTACPDYTQSFKDSGNHKYAVPGCGILTLTARGADGATSINNGGSGATLRADFAVQKGDTLLLVVGHEGNGQYAADERGNRSGGGSGGGGTGVVLIRQGISSPLLVAAGGGGGGFASSEEFGRGKGASAADGTAQGGNSTGRSGGGGGGFNASGGGGTKGGEAGTLTGGGQGGTDYNNSSGYEYTFRGGFGFGAGGAGKYDYSRSNKGGGGGGGGYGGGSGGQNSDGGSGGISFVQTTGPVPANNIMRQDGLDGVGDFIRGSVQLSLKLSEVQPPELATASGDPRVPAGQQSATVCQNSGNVTFLASGCDGGTINWTGDNNSNGTGNIVASSANMGTVVYSATCTAGGLTSCPVSVSVTTVASPVTLTPTVTPVSCQGGSNGKVSLLVGNGTAPFTYSNDGGTNYGSPTHDNPFAFTGLSAGTYQFRVKDAKGCASPVQSATVTEPTVVTVSISGNTSVVYGYGSNCTTLTASATGGTGPKTFQWTAGTSSTNTTVNVCPTTTTTYTVLATDQNGCTGEKSVTVMVLDVRCGYGGVKMCLGGRELCLAQYLVPTYLRFGATLGDCNTSVPSRIGYEEQPSEPVLSLSLKAYPNPTTSALTVEVSGPVAGAAQLDVLDVAGRPVQQRVEKLSEGMNRVEFNLGGQAQGTYLLRCRDALGRQAVVRVQKH, from the coding sequence ATGAAAAAACACTACCTGATTGTGGTAATGCTACTGGCTTTGGTAGCTCCTTGGGCGGGCTACGGTCAACCCCTACCTACGCTCGCTAAGCAGCTCAGTTCTAAAAACAACAGAACTAGTAGCACGTCCAGAAATATGACAACCGGGACGGGAATCGTACCGGAAGGTACCCAGACTGATACGAAGTCCTACAACGACAGCGGCGAATACAAATACGCCGTACCCGGCTGCGGCATGCTGACCCTGACCGCTCGGGGCGCCGATGGAGCCACCAGCATCAATCCAGGTGGGTCAGGAGCTACGCTTACCGCTGATTTTCCCGTTCTAGCAGGTGACACGCTATTCCTCATAGTGGGCCATGAGGGAGGTGGGCTATGGCAGGGGAATAGCGGTGGCGGTAGTGGCGGTGGGGGTACAGGCGTCGTCCTGATCCGTGGTGGAGTTTCCACGCTTCTGATGGTAGCCGCTGGGGGTGGTGGTGCTGGCTTTTCCAACGACCAGAACTACGGCAGTGGCAAAGGTGCTTCCGCTAACGATGGTACACCTCGGGGCGGAACCAGTTCACCGCAGGGTGGCGGCGGCGGAGGTGGCTTCATCATACCGGGTGGCGGCAGCAAGGGCGGCAAGGCTGGTAGGGTTTCGGGTGGTGCGGAAGGCGGCACTGGCTACAACTCGACAGGTAACGCCTTCCGTGGAGGTTTTGGATTTGGCGGCGGTGGTGCCGCCAGCTATGGCGGTAATGAAAATGGCGGCGGCGGCGGCGGCGGCTACGGTGGTGGAGATGCCGGAGCAAATTATGCCGGAGGGCAGGGTGGTACCTCATTCGTACAGACGGTGGGAGTAGCTCCCGCTAGCAATATTGACCGCAAGAATGGAACGGACGGTAGGGGAAATTTTATACGGGGTTCTGTACAGCTTATCTATTCATCCTCCAACCTACCTACGGCCTGCCCAGACTACACCCAATCTTTCAAAGACAGTGGAAATCACAAGTACGCCGTGCCCGGCTGCGGCATACTGACCCTAACCGCTCGGGGCGCTGACGGAGCCACCAGCATCAATAACGGTGGATCGGGAGCTACGCTGAGGGCTGATTTTGCTGTTCAGAAAGGTGACACGCTCTTGCTCGTGGTAGGCCATGAGGGAAATGGTCAATACGCCGCTGATGAGCGTGGGAATAGAAGCGGTGGGGGTAGTGGTGGCGGTGGTACGGGTGTCGTTCTCATTCGTCAGGGTATCTCCTCCCCGCTGCTAGTGGCAGCCGGCGGCGGTGGCGGCGGTTTTGCTAGTAGCGAAGAATTTGGAAGGGGGAAAGGAGCTTCGGCGGCCGATGGTACCGCCCAGGGTGGCAACAGCACCGGAAGGAGCGGCGGTGGGGGAGGTGGCTTCAATGCAAGCGGTGGAGGCGGTACTAAAGGAGGAGAGGCTGGTACATTGACAGGGGGTGGTCAAGGCGGCACGGACTATAATAACTCTTCCGGTTATGAATACACATTCCGGGGTGGGTTCGGATTTGGAGCGGGAGGAGCCGGAAAATACGACTATAGCCGTAGCAACAAAGGCGGCGGTGGCGGCGGTGGCGGCTATGGTGGCGGCAGCGGCGGTCAGAATAGCGACGGGGGCAGCGGAGGTATCTCATTTGTGCAAACAACGGGACCAGTACCTGCCAATAATATTATGCGCCAAGACGGGTTAGACGGGGTCGGTGATTTCATACGCGGGTCTGTGCAGCTATCGCTCAAACTGTCCGAGGTGCAACCGCCTGAACTCGCTACGGCCTCTGGCGATCCCCGGGTGCCTGCCGGACAGCAGTCGGCCACTGTCTGTCAGAACTCCGGAAACGTGACCTTCCTGGCCAGTGGCTGCGATGGTGGTACTATTAACTGGACGGGCGATAACAACAGCAACGGTACGGGCAATATCGTAGCTTCTTCGGCCAACATGGGTACCGTCGTGTACTCCGCTACCTGTACGGCTGGTGGGCTTACCAGCTGCCCGGTGTCTGTCAGCGTGACGACGGTTGCTTCTCCCGTGACTTTGACACCCACCGTCACCCCTGTGAGTTGCCAAGGAGGTAGCAATGGTAAGGTGTCCCTACTGGTCGGTAACGGAACAGCACCTTTCACCTACTCGAACGATGGCGGAACCAATTACGGCTCGCCGACCCACGACAATCCCTTTGCTTTCACAGGCCTATCCGCAGGCACTTATCAATTCCGGGTTAAGGATGCCAAAGGGTGCGCATCTCCCGTGCAGTCAGCCACCGTTACGGAACCTACTGTTGTCACGGTCAGCATCAGCGGCAATACTTCGGTTGTCTATGGCTACGGCAGCAACTGCACCACCCTGACGGCCAGCGCCACGGGCGGAACGGGACCGAAAACCTTCCAGTGGACCGCGGGTACCAGTAGCACCAACACTACCGTCAATGTGTGTCCTACCACCACTACAACCTATACCGTGCTAGCCACTGACCAGAACGGCTGTACGGGTGAGAAGAGTGTTACGGTGATGGTGCTGGATGTCCGTTGTGGCTATGGTGGGGTAAAAATGTGCCTGGGCGGGCGTGAGCTCTGCCTCGCTCAGTATCTGGTCCCTACCTACCTGCGCTTTGGAGCGACGCTGGGTGACTGCAACACCAGCGTTCCGTCGCGCATCGGCTACGAAGAACAACCAAGTGAGCCAGTACTGAGCCTGTCGCTGAAAGCCTACCCCAATCCCACCACCAGTGCCCTGACCGTGGAAGTCAGCGGCCCGGTGGCGGGCGCCGCCCAGCTCGACGTGCTGGATGTGGCCGGTCGGCCGGTGCAGCAGCGGGTAGAGAAACTGAGCGAAGGGATGAACCGGGTGGAGTTCAACCTGGGTGGGCAGGCGCAGGGTACCTACCTGCTCCGCTGCCGCGACGCGTTGGGCCGCCAGGCCGTCGTGCGCGTGCAGAAGCACTAA
- a CDS encoding helix-turn-helix domain-containing protein, whose amino-acid sequence MKSELEAFLVQQQQQINLLKNQDQSGVVVSGEGTYSQPGEGDLSERQREVLDCLAAGKSNREIADQLFISENTVKYHIRNIYQILDIKDRKDLLINFRK is encoded by the coding sequence ATGAAATCTGAACTTGAGGCTTTTTTAGTCCAGCAGCAACAGCAGATCAATCTCCTGAAAAACCAGGATCAAAGCGGAGTTGTCGTTTCTGGCGAAGGTACCTACTCCCAACCCGGTGAGGGAGATCTTTCCGAACGACAGCGGGAAGTATTGGATTGCTTGGCGGCAGGTAAGAGTAACCGGGAAATTGCCGACCAACTGTTCATTTCGGAAAATACAGTAAAGTACCACATCCGCAACATCTATCAAATACTGGACATAAAGGACCGAAAAGATTTGCTGATTAATTTTAGAAAATAG
- a CDS encoding DNA-binding response regulator, whose translation MRFFIAIHAIIQEIKNCCYSLILAILLTFLLGPPTRAQTSPYQQLERKVFDLNNALKFNESQALLLPALQSDKFSPDEKYQAAILLSYTYKRLQDYQSTLQFLEKARGFALQTPKKEAYLASIMAQEAFAYFDIHKYENSDSLMKALEKTGFRYIDLENKSKLVMQQGYLLFMDKKYQQAEATYDRAIGWMRTSDPCDLPMIYVKKMELYNAMHKPEQLLEAFRRSGQYADSCGIIKYHMYAHEQLLRIYESHNDPAAVAVSRKLDSLNLEYAQTQNLAALHNQKETILLNEKDQKLQDEQERRLYLTFGLVGAVLLTLALLVWGGCIAAKNSGWKSNLNE comes from the coding sequence ATGAGATTTTTTATCGCCATCCACGCGATCATACAAGAGATTAAAAATTGCTGTTATTCCCTGATACTGGCAATACTGCTGACCTTTTTGCTAGGGCCGCCGACGCGCGCGCAGACATCTCCCTACCAGCAACTCGAACGGAAGGTATTCGATCTGAACAATGCGCTTAAATTTAACGAATCGCAAGCACTGCTTCTGCCCGCGCTGCAAAGTGACAAGTTTAGCCCCGACGAAAAGTACCAGGCAGCTATCTTGCTTTCCTACACCTACAAGCGTCTGCAAGACTATCAGTCTACGCTGCAGTTTTTAGAAAAAGCCCGGGGATTTGCCCTACAAACTCCAAAGAAAGAAGCCTATCTGGCCTCTATCATGGCGCAGGAAGCATTCGCCTACTTTGATATTCATAAGTACGAAAATTCCGATAGTTTGATGAAGGCTCTGGAAAAAACCGGCTTCCGGTACATCGACCTTGAGAATAAATCGAAACTGGTGATGCAACAGGGGTACCTGCTATTCATGGACAAAAAATACCAGCAGGCCGAAGCCACTTACGACCGGGCCATTGGCTGGATGCGGACCTCGGACCCCTGCGACCTGCCTATGATCTACGTCAAGAAGATGGAACTGTACAATGCCATGCATAAACCCGAGCAACTGCTGGAAGCTTTTCGGCGCTCAGGTCAGTATGCCGACTCCTGTGGGATTATCAAGTACCACATGTACGCCCATGAGCAGCTGTTGCGCATTTACGAAAGCCACAACGACCCGGCGGCAGTAGCTGTGAGTCGCAAACTGGACTCCCTAAATCTGGAATATGCCCAGACCCAGAACCTGGCCGCCCTGCACAATCAGAAAGAGACTATCCTGTTGAACGAAAAAGACCAGAAACTACAGGATGAGCAGGAGCGCCGTCTGTATCTGACCTTCGGGCTGGTCGGTGCCGTGCTTTTGACTCTTGCATTGCTGGTTTGGGGGGGCTGTATCGCCGCAAAAAACTCAGGATGGAAGTCGAATTTGAACGAATGA
- a CDS encoding creatininase family protein, which produces MKSYLLAETNWKAIQHEKFELAILPWGATEAHNYHLPYATDVYEADHIAAESARLAWEKGAKVIVLPTVPFGVNSGQTDILLDINMHPSTQLAVLNDIVEVLNRQGIRKMLVLNSHGGNDFKPMLRELGVRYPQMHLSFCFWFNILDRKNYFEEKGDHADELETSVMLHLRPDLVLPLDESGDGAAKTHTVAAFREGWAWSERKWSQVTADTGIGNPKKATVEKGQRFFQDLTEKLGVFFYELAKADLGQMYE; this is translated from the coding sequence ATGAAATCCTACCTGCTTGCCGAAACAAACTGGAAAGCCATCCAACACGAAAAGTTTGAGTTGGCTATCCTACCCTGGGGTGCCACCGAAGCCCACAACTACCACCTACCCTACGCTACCGATGTGTACGAGGCCGATCATATTGCCGCCGAGTCGGCACGACTGGCCTGGGAAAAGGGCGCGAAAGTCATTGTGCTACCTACGGTACCTTTCGGCGTCAACAGCGGGCAGACCGATATTTTACTCGATATCAACATGCATCCCAGCACCCAGCTGGCCGTGCTAAACGACATTGTGGAGGTTCTTAACCGCCAAGGTATCCGCAAGATGCTGGTGCTCAATAGCCACGGCGGTAACGATTTCAAACCCATGCTGCGCGAGTTGGGGGTAAGGTACCCCCAGATGCACCTGAGCTTTTGTTTCTGGTTCAATATCCTCGACCGCAAAAACTATTTTGAAGAAAAAGGCGACCATGCCGATGAGCTCGAAACCAGCGTGATGCTGCATCTGCGCCCCGATCTAGTACTACCTCTCGACGAATCCGGCGATGGCGCGGCCAAAACCCATACCGTAGCCGCCTTCCGCGAAGGCTGGGCGTGGAGCGAGCGCAAGTGGTCGCAGGTGACGGCCGATACGGGCATCGGCAATCCCAAGAAAGCCACGGTAGAAAAAGGCCAACGGTTTTTTCAGGATTTGACGGAAAAACTGGGTGTTTTTTTTTATGAGTTGGCCAAGGCGGATTTGGGGCAGATGTATGAATAA
- a CDS encoding neutral/alkaline non-lysosomal ceramidase N-terminal domain-containing protein encodes MKFLKIFLKILGGLVGVLLLLVLAMVTTIDYTPYQDMNYYREWQQNIGAVQVSADTATQPLQAGWAKVNITPAQPGPMAGYGNRRGKPYTSVHDSVYVRALAFDNGATRAVLVVADLLIVPPTVTEALKKRLSEVGIGFDQVYLGAIHSHNSIGGWGDTITGKLFAGNFDPVIADRIADAMIRAIRAAQRNQQPVQVGYLQVQDTVDIRNRLVGDQGTLDPWVRNMYLRGADGRTALLSSYAAHSTVLDSKNYALSRDYAGALVDSLEDGEADFAVFMAGAVGSMGPQEVGTTDFEQVGHQADGVETAIQSSFDSIQVEPVTTLRAFTVMLPMREPTPG; translated from the coding sequence ATGAAATTCCTGAAAATTTTCCTCAAAATTCTGGGCGGACTTGTGGGGGTACTACTACTGCTCGTGCTTGCGATGGTCACGACGATCGACTACACCCCCTACCAGGACATGAATTATTACCGCGAATGGCAGCAGAACATCGGTGCGGTTCAGGTTTCGGCGGATACTGCGACGCAGCCCTTACAGGCAGGCTGGGCCAAAGTCAACATTACGCCCGCCCAACCCGGACCGATGGCGGGCTACGGCAACCGCCGCGGCAAGCCCTACACCAGCGTTCACGATTCGGTCTACGTGCGGGCGCTCGCTTTTGACAATGGGGCTACGCGGGCCGTACTGGTGGTAGCGGATTTGCTCATTGTGCCACCCACGGTGACGGAAGCTCTGAAAAAACGCCTGTCCGAGGTAGGGATAGGGTTTGACCAGGTCTACCTGGGGGCTATTCATAGCCACAATAGTATTGGCGGTTGGGGCGATACCATCACGGGCAAACTCTTTGCCGGAAACTTTGATCCTGTCATCGCCGACCGCATCGCCGACGCCATGATCCGGGCCATCCGCGCCGCGCAACGCAACCAGCAACCCGTACAGGTGGGGTACCTTCAGGTACAGGATACGGTGGATATCCGGAACCGATTGGTAGGCGATCAAGGTACCCTCGATCCGTGGGTACGTAATATGTACTTGCGCGGGGCTGACGGACGCACGGCCCTGCTCAGTTCCTATGCCGCCCATTCGACGGTACTGGATTCGAAAAACTACGCTCTTTCCCGTGATTATGCCGGCGCTTTGGTCGATTCCCTGGAAGATGGCGAAGCCGACTTTGCCGTCTTTATGGCCGGGGCCGTGGGAAGCATGGGGCCACAGGAAGTAGGGACGACCGATTTTGAGCAGGTAGGCCATCAGGCCGATGGCGTGGAAACGGCCATTCAGTCGAGCTTCGATAGCATACAGGTTGAACCCGTAACAACATTACGAGCCTTTACAGTGATGCTGCCCATGCGGGAACCTACCCCCGGCTAA